GTAGATATTAACGGGAACGAAAAAGGAGAAGATATAATTGCCGAAGAGGTAAATATAGGTAAGGAGTTTAAGAAACCTCCCGAAGAAAGACTCTTCCCGGTTTTTAAGTACTACAGTGAGAATAACCCTGATAAAGTTGAAGCCTATATAATTAATGTATATGGCAACGGCCTGTGGGACAGGATATGGGCCTATTTGGCTTTGGAAAATGACCTGAATACGATTAGAGGGATTGTATTTGATCATAAAGGAGAAACTCCCGGACTGGGTGCAAGAATTACGGATAAGGAAGTACAGCAAAGATTTATCGGAAAAAAATTATACGATGACCTTTCCTCTACCTTTAATAAGACCGGGATAAAAAGGAAATTGGTTTCGGTAAAAGTCTTAAAGGGAGAAGGCCGTAAAATCCCCGAAGACAATTACCATGAAGTGGATGGACTTTCAGGAGCTACCATGACCACCAAAGGGGTGAATAAGATGATGATGAAATATCCCGGCTATTATGAAAATTATTTTAATAAAGTGCTGGAAATGCAAAAAGAACAGGAAAGAACAGAACCTGAGCCTGTTTCTGCCGATACATTGCAATTGTAGAATAAAAAGATCAATTGAGTATGTTA
This genomic stretch from Cytophagales bacterium harbors:
- the nqrC gene encoding NADH:ubiquinone reductase (Na(+)-transporting) subunit C encodes the protein MQKSNLYVIVFTAIVTVVFGGLLALAAVGLGPAQKKNRELDAKKKILGAVMELQPTDDVISIYKKRIKSLVVDINGNEKGEDIIAEEVNIGKEFKKPPEERLFPVFKYYSENNPDKVEAYIINVYGNGLWDRIWAYLALENDLNTIRGIVFDHKGETPGLGARITDKEVQQRFIGKKLYDDLSSTFNKTGIKRKLVSVKVLKGEGRKIPEDNYHEVDGLSGATMTTKGVNKMMMKYPGYYENYFNKVLEMQKEQERTEPEPVSADTLQL